The following are encoded in a window of Amphibacillus xylanus NBRC 15112 genomic DNA:
- a CDS encoding glutaredoxin family protein: MEVIVYSKSGCPECVFTKKFLEEENILYKEKRVDQNKAYLDEVIELGFSSLPVVKIGDQIFSGYQPDKLQTLV; encoded by the coding sequence ATGGAAGTAATAGTTTACTCAAAAAGCGGCTGCCCTGAATGCGTCTTTACGAAAAAATTTCTTGAGGAAGAAAATATATTATATAAGGAAAAAAGAGTTGATCAAAATAAAGCGTATTTAGATGAAGTTATAGAATTAGGATTTAGTTCTTTACCCGTCGTTAAGATAGGAGATCAAATTTTTTCAGGCTATCAACCTGATAAATTACAAACGTTGGTGTAA
- the nrdI gene encoding class Ib ribonucleoside-diphosphate reductase assembly flavoprotein NrdI, which yields MAKIVYYSQTGQTRKYVHKVKQYQAIEITPSNFEIEMNEPFILVMPSYEPNIHPIVTDTAAEFLETKCNLTLCKGLFGVGNRNFANLFCITAKVLAKEYNLPLLHQLEFQGTASDVTKLEEELKLIEQI from the coding sequence ATGGCTAAAATTGTATACTACTCACAAACGGGTCAAACAAGAAAATACGTTCATAAAGTAAAACAATATCAAGCAATTGAAATTACCCCGTCAAATTTTGAGATTGAGATGAACGAACCTTTTATTCTTGTTATGCCCTCATACGAACCTAACATTCATCCTATTGTAACGGATACGGCAGCTGAATTTTTAGAAACAAAATGTAATCTTACTTTATGTAAAGGGTTATTTGGAGTTGGTAATCGGAATTTCGCTAACTTGTTTTGTATTACTGCTAAAGTTCTAGCAAAGGAATACAATCTTCCTTTATTACATCAATTAGAATTCCAAGGAACCGCGTCAGATGTCACAAAATTAGAAGAGGAGTTGAAACTAATTGAGCAAATATAA
- the nrdE gene encoding class 1b ribonucleoside-diphosphate reductase subunit alpha, which translates to MSKYNIQAIEKTKDITYFKLNNQVNIPSENNEIQLNKDKEAVRAYFLEHVNPNTVFFHTLEEKINYLIENDYIEEAFIRKYDFEFIKQLFNFLYEQKFRFNSFMGAYKFYNQYALKTNDGSKYLERYEDRIGFVALYLATGDEKLAWNIAKEHINKRFQLATPTFLNAGKTSRGELVSCFLLDIQDNMESIGRTINSALQLSKRGGGVGINLTNLREAGAPIKKIANAGSGVVPVMKIFEDSFSYANQLGQRNGAGAVYLNVFHPDIYEFLSTKKENADEKIRVKTLSLGLIVPDKYYELLKTNAPMYLFSPYDIERIYSKPFSYINITEMYDELVQNDNIKKYRINARELEQEISKLQQESGYPYIVNIDTVNNDNPINGQIIMSNLCSEILQVQSPSELNEDISYKAVGHDISCNLGSTNITEMIKSDNFEESIDTAIRALTSVSDMTSIKAVPTVDKGNRSYHSIGLGAMGLHTALATNQIHYGSDEAIEFTDAYFRAVRYYALKTSNKLAQEKQETFFEFEKSAYADGSYLRTKYIDQEEFTFKSEKVKEIFKNVPMPTIEDWKELNDDIMKHGLYNAYLLAIAPTGSISYINEASSSLHPIVNLIENRQEENIGSVYYPAPHLNNKTIQYYQSAYDTDMRDVINTYAAAQKHIDQGMSLTLFMRSVIPEGLYEWKNGKTQNMTTRDLNRLRNYAWTKGIKTIYYVRTHTGNYSQEIGVNHCESCII; encoded by the coding sequence TTGAGCAAATATAATATTCAAGCAATAGAAAAAACTAAAGATATTACTTACTTCAAATTAAATAATCAGGTTAATATACCGAGTGAAAATAATGAAATTCAATTAAATAAGGATAAAGAGGCTGTCAGGGCTTACTTTTTAGAACATGTTAATCCCAATACAGTGTTCTTCCACACACTTGAAGAAAAAATAAATTACTTAATTGAAAATGATTATATTGAGGAAGCATTTATAAGAAAATATGATTTTGAATTTATAAAGCAGTTATTTAACTTTTTATACGAACAAAAATTTAGATTCAATAGTTTTATGGGAGCTTATAAATTTTATAACCAATATGCACTTAAAACTAATGATGGTAGTAAATATTTAGAAAGATATGAGGATCGCATTGGATTTGTTGCTTTATATTTAGCTACAGGTGATGAAAAGTTAGCTTGGAATATTGCAAAAGAGCATATTAACAAACGTTTCCAACTAGCTACACCAACATTCTTAAACGCTGGTAAAACATCTCGTGGTGAACTTGTCAGTTGTTTCTTACTTGACATACAAGATAATATGGAATCAATTGGTCGGACAATTAATTCTGCTCTTCAACTATCAAAGCGTGGTGGCGGCGTTGGTATTAACTTAACTAATCTAAGAGAAGCTGGTGCACCAATTAAAAAGATTGCTAACGCTGGATCAGGTGTGGTTCCAGTGATGAAAATATTCGAGGACAGCTTCAGTTATGCAAATCAACTTGGACAGCGTAATGGTGCAGGTGCTGTATATTTAAATGTTTTCCATCCAGATATTTATGAGTTTTTATCTACTAAAAAGGAAAACGCTGATGAAAAAATTCGTGTGAAAACATTATCATTAGGTCTTATTGTGCCAGACAAATATTATGAATTATTAAAAACAAATGCACCAATGTATCTATTTAGTCCGTATGATATTGAACGAATCTATAGTAAGCCATTTTCTTATATCAATATTACTGAAATGTATGATGAGCTAGTGCAAAACGATAACATTAAAAAGTATAGAATTAATGCTCGCGAGCTAGAACAAGAAATCTCAAAGCTTCAACAAGAATCTGGTTACCCATATATTGTGAATATTGATACTGTAAATAATGATAACCCAATTAACGGTCAAATTATTATGAGTAATTTATGTAGTGAGATTCTACAAGTTCAATCCCCTTCTGAATTAAATGAAGATATTTCATATAAAGCAGTTGGTCACGACATCAGTTGTAATTTAGGATCAACAAATATTACCGAGATGATTAAGTCAGATAACTTTGAAGAATCAATTGATACCGCTATTCGTGCATTAACATCTGTTTCAGATATGACAAGTATTAAAGCCGTTCCGACTGTTGATAAAGGTAATCGATCATATCATTCAATTGGGCTAGGAGCAATGGGATTACATACAGCTTTAGCTACTAATCAAATTCATTATGGATCAGATGAAGCGATTGAATTTACTGATGCTTATTTTAGAGCTGTAAGATATTATGCATTAAAGACAAGTAATAAACTTGCCCAAGAAAAACAAGAGACATTTTTTGAGTTTGAGAAATCTGCATATGCTGATGGATCATATTTAAGGACAAAATACATCGATCAAGAAGAGTTTACTTTTAAGTCAGAAAAAGTGAAGGAAATATTTAAAAATGTTCCAATGCCTACAATCGAGGATTGGAAAGAATTGAATGATGATATCATGAAGCATGGGCTTTATAATGCATATTTACTTGCGATAGCACCAACAGGTAGTATTTCGTATATTAACGAGGCATCAAGTTCACTTCATCCTATTGTGAATTTAATTGAAAATAGACAAGAAGAAAATATCGGTTCAGTTTATTACCCTGCCCCTCATTTAAATAATAAAACGATTCAATATTATCAATCTGCTTATGATACAGACATGCGTGATGTAATTAATACATACGCAGCGGCTCAAAAGCACATTGATCAAGGTATGAGTCTAACGTTATTTATGCGCTCTGTCATCCCCGAAGGACTTTACGAATGGAAGAATGGAAAAACGCAAAATATGACGACAAGAGATTTGAATCGATTAAGAAATTATGCTTGGACAAAGGGAATTAAAACGATCTATTATGTTCGAACACATACTGGTAACTATTCACAAGAAATTGGTGTTAATCACTGTGAAAGTTGCATTATATAA
- the nrdF gene encoding class 1b ribonucleoside-diphosphate reductase subunit beta codes for MRKKYFNEILASEDNRHSVHYYKSIDWNQIEDGLDKATWEKLTSQFWLDTRIPVSNDRNDWRMLSDQERDVINKAFVGLTLLDTLQSEEGANAMRDDVRTQHEEAVLNNILFMESVHAKSYSTIFISLNTTNEIDKIFDWGNNNLLIQYKAKRINEIYQNGSPLQKKVASVFLESFLFYSGFYAPLWYLGNNKLENVAEIIKLIIRDESVHGTYLGYKFQLGFNELSEDKQNELKDWIYALLFDLMKNEEKFTEEVYSQVGWTYDVMTFVKYNANKALQNLGFEAFYQDGMPEHVNPIVMNGISTESSNHDFFSQVGNSYLIGESEAMDEDDYNF; via the coding sequence ATGAGAAAAAAATATTTTAATGAGATTCTAGCCAGTGAAGACAATCGTCATTCTGTTCATTACTATAAATCAATCGATTGGAATCAAATTGAAGATGGATTAGATAAAGCAACCTGGGAAAAGTTAACGAGCCAATTTTGGTTAGACACACGAATTCCGGTTAGTAATGATCGTAATGACTGGAGAATGCTCTCTGATCAAGAGCGTGATGTTATAAATAAAGCATTTGTTGGTTTAACTTTATTAGATACATTACAATCTGAAGAAGGCGCAAATGCGATGCGAGATGATGTACGAACACAACATGAAGAAGCTGTATTAAACAATATTTTATTTATGGAATCCGTACATGCAAAATCATATTCGACTATTTTCATTTCTTTAAATACAACAAATGAAATAGACAAGATTTTCGACTGGGGCAATAATAACCTGTTAATCCAATATAAAGCTAAGCGTATTAATGAAATCTATCAAAATGGCAGTCCTTTACAAAAAAAAGTAGCTAGTGTATTTCTCGAATCATTTTTATTCTATAGCGGCTTCTATGCACCACTGTGGTATTTAGGAAACAACAAGCTTGAAAATGTCGCAGAAATTATTAAGCTTATTATTCGTGACGAATCTGTTCATGGCACATATTTAGGTTATAAGTTTCAACTTGGTTTCAATGAACTATCTGAGGATAAACAAAATGAACTAAAGGATTGGATTTATGCACTTCTTTTTGACCTAATGAAAAATGAAGAGAAATTCACCGAAGAAGTTTATTCACAAGTTGGTTGGACATATGATGTGATGACTTTTGTAAAATATAATGCAAATAAGGCACTACAAAATTTAGGATTCGAAGCTTTTTATCAAGATGGGATGCCAGAGCATGTAAATCCGATTGTGATGAATGGTATTTCAACTGAATCATCAAATCATGACTTTTTCTCTCAAGTTGGCAATAGCTATTTGATTGGTGAATCAGAGGCTATGGATGAGGATGACTATAATTTTTAA
- the panE gene encoding 2-dehydropantoate 2-reductase, with the protein MRILVLGAGGIGGYFGGRLVEKGEDVVFLVREKRKQQLEQSGLVIKSTNANYSFKPQLMTKDQHSDPFDVVLLSTKAYHLDEAIKDLKPFVGGTTVIIPLLNGISHLDQLINEFGKERVAGGLCQIETTLNESGEVIHSSSFDKLVFGELNNEMTERIQCVATAFSGTKADFILSTQILQDMWHKYLRITILSGLTTLMRAPIGPIRESLGGRDFIKALFDEVTQIMRAHHAPIADHVEDGQLLAIDELSYHFKTSMQRDMEKGSLIEGDHIHGHLLTLAEQANLKVPYLRAIYQNLKVYEQSLLHNN; encoded by the coding sequence ATGCGAATTTTAGTATTAGGTGCAGGGGGAATTGGTGGCTATTTTGGTGGCCGCTTAGTTGAAAAAGGGGAAGATGTTGTTTTCCTTGTTAGGGAAAAAAGAAAGCAACAACTAGAACAATCAGGATTAGTTATCAAGAGTACAAATGCTAATTATTCATTTAAACCACAATTAATGACTAAAGACCAGCATTCAGATCCATTTGATGTTGTGCTACTTTCAACAAAGGCATACCATTTGGACGAAGCGATTAAGGATTTAAAACCATTTGTTGGTGGAACCACAGTTATTATCCCTTTATTAAATGGGATTTCTCACTTAGATCAATTAATTAATGAATTTGGTAAGGAACGAGTAGCTGGTGGCCTATGTCAAATTGAAACGACATTAAATGAATCAGGAGAAGTCATACATTCAAGTTCTTTTGATAAGCTTGTGTTTGGAGAATTGAACAATGAAATGACAGAGCGAATTCAATGCGTAGCCACTGCTTTTAGTGGGACGAAAGCTGATTTTATTTTAAGTACACAAATATTACAAGATATGTGGCATAAATATTTACGCATTACCATTCTATCAGGACTAACGACATTAATGCGCGCACCAATTGGGCCGATTCGAGAGAGTTTAGGAGGCAGAGATTTCATTAAAGCCTTGTTTGACGAAGTTACCCAAATTATGAGAGCACATCATGCACCAATTGCTGATCATGTTGAAGATGGCCAATTATTAGCAATCGACGAGTTATCATATCATTTTAAAACCTCAATGCAACGCGATATGGAAAAAGGATCATTGATTGAGGGAGATCATATCCATGGCCATTTATTAACTCTTGCTGAACAAGCGAACCTAAAAGTTCCGTATCTAAGAGCAATTTACCAAAACCTTAAAGTTTACGAACAAAGTCTTTTGCACAATAACTAA
- a CDS encoding AI-2E family transporter translates to MSKYQLELDYNTYQLKGKNVMDNYKRIDKLIMKYLIIGAIVILLITNYKQVLQWLSVLMTVLQPIIMGAGIAYIINLLMVQFEKIYFPNKHAKWVRMTRRPVSILSSFIVVLFIIVFVISLIAPQLISVFATMIEKAPELFTMVENWILQYNDLFPQLADFVQDVDIDWQGFASQFLNMINNFTGNVIETTVSTIGSVFNFIVNIFLAIIISIYILLTKEKLAGQFKRVSKAFLPERLDQNLRYVLNVLNDSFSSFFVGETIEAVILGSMVALGMWIFRFPYAGMIGALTGVTAYIPFVGAYISASVGFLLILVESPIRALLFLVLIIVIQQIEGNIIYPRVVGQSIGLSGLWVIVGITIGGGLWGVPGMLFGVPISSAIYRLIKDNVVLKEKYKGRLKVKG, encoded by the coding sequence ATGTCAAAATATCAGTTAGAATTAGACTACAATACTTATCAATTAAAGGGGAAAAATGTCATGGATAATTATAAACGAATTGATAAATTAATTATGAAATATTTAATTATTGGGGCGATTGTAATCTTATTAATTACAAATTACAAACAAGTCCTTCAATGGCTGTCTGTTCTGATGACGGTTTTACAACCGATCATTATGGGAGCAGGGATTGCCTATATTATTAATCTTTTAATGGTCCAATTTGAAAAAATATATTTTCCTAATAAACATGCAAAGTGGGTAAGAATGACTCGGCGACCAGTCAGTATCCTTTCTAGTTTTATTGTTGTGCTGTTCATTATTGTGTTTGTCATTAGTTTAATTGCACCACAGCTCATTTCAGTGTTCGCTACAATGATTGAAAAGGCCCCTGAATTGTTTACAATGGTTGAAAATTGGATCCTTCAATATAATGATTTATTTCCACAACTTGCAGATTTCGTCCAAGATGTTGATATTGATTGGCAAGGATTTGCGAGTCAATTCTTAAATATGATCAATAATTTTACTGGAAATGTCATTGAGACAACTGTTTCAACAATTGGATCTGTATTTAATTTTATTGTTAATATATTTTTAGCGATTATTATCTCTATTTACATTTTGTTAACGAAAGAAAAATTAGCAGGACAATTTAAACGTGTCTCAAAAGCGTTTTTGCCAGAACGTTTGGATCAGAACCTGCGTTATGTATTAAATGTGCTGAATGATTCATTTAGTAGCTTCTTTGTTGGAGAAACTATTGAAGCGGTTATTCTTGGTTCTATGGTCGCGCTTGGTATGTGGATTTTCCGTTTCCCATATGCCGGTATGATTGGTGCTTTAACAGGTGTCACTGCCTATATTCCTTTTGTCGGTGCATATATCTCAGCATCAGTTGGTTTTCTCTTAATCCTAGTTGAATCACCAATTCGTGCTTTATTATTTTTAGTATTAATTATTGTCATTCAGCAGATTGAAGGAAATATTATTTATCCGCGTGTCGTAGGTCAATCAATTGGCTTATCGGGATTATGGGTTATCGTCGGTATAACAATTGGGGGCGGACTTTGGGGCGTACCGGGAATGTTATTTGGTGTACCGATCTCATCAGCAATTTACCGTTTGATCAAAGATAATGTCGTCTTAAAAGAAAAATATAAAGGTAGATTGAAAGTTAAAGGATAA